DNA sequence from the Archaeoglobus neptunius genome:
ATATCTCCGCTGTGGAACCAGCCACATTCAAACGCCTGTTTGGTCTTCTCCGGATCTTTGAAGTACATGAGCATTACGTGGGGGCCACGGGCACAGATTTCCCCAGGTTTTCCCGTATCTCTTATTTCTTTGTGGTTCTCATCTTCAAGCCGGGTTTCCAGATTCAGCCCTGCTCTGCCTGCTGTTTTTGGATAGGCAAGCACCTCATCATGCTTCGCCACAGTGTGGTACGGTGCGAGCTCGGTTTGACCATAATACTGGTAAAACCTGGCTCGGGGGAGTTTGCTGACCAGTTCATTAAGCGGGCCTTCGGGGAATATGGAGGCCCCGTAGTAACACTTTCTTAACGAGCTCAGGTCGTACCTGTCAAAATCCGGATGTCTTAGCAGCCCAATCCAGACCGTTGGTGCAAGAAACAGCATTGTTGGTTTGTACCTGTCCACGTACTCCAGAATGGTTTCCGGTTTCGGATCACTCATCATTACATTTGTCCCCCCGATGTAGAACAGCGGGATCATGAAAACGTCTCTCTGAGCACAGTGGTAGATCGGCATGGTGTTCAGACAGATATCATCGGTAGAATACTCCCCATCTATGATGCAACCCACGTACTGCGCTATCAGAGATTCGTTTGTGTGGACGACGCCTTTCGGCCGAGTCTCGGTTCCGCTGGTGAATGTCATCTGAACCGGATCTTCGATGTTCAGAACTGTGTCGGGCTCCGTCGCACCGTAACCGCCGTACCAGTCGTCAAAGCTGAGCCATTCATCGTTCGGCGCATCATTTCCTGTGCCCTGATCCGACCACACGAAAGTTTCCACAGTTTTGAGGTCATCAATTACCGGCTCTATTCTCTCGTAAAGGGAATCCTCCACTATAAGAACTCTGGCTTCGGCGTGGTTGATGCAGTATGCCAGATCCTTTCCGTACATCAGGTAGTTCAGAGCGAGGTATATTGAACCGGCCTT
Encoded proteins:
- a CDS encoding fatty acyl-CoA synthetase; this translates as MLHDISRDVFSEITDENVREIRRRYNKVRRWVIADFLKRSARRYPKKDALVFNHPKEGEIRLKYPELDDEANRLANALLDLDLKKYDRVAILAHNTLHHVLTIFGAAKAGSIYLALNYLMYGKDLAYCINHAEARVLIVEDSLYERIEPVIDDLKTVETFVWSDQGTGNDAPNDEWLSFDDWYGGYGATEPDTVLNIEDPVQMTFTSGTETRPKGVVHTNESLIAQYVGCIIDGEYSTDDICLNTMPIYHCAQRDVFMIPLFYIGGTNVMMSDPKPETILEYVDRYKPTMLFLAPTVWIGLLRHPDFDRYDLSSLRKCYYGASIFPEGPLNELVSKLPRARFYQYYGQTELAPYHTVAKHDEVLAYPKTAGRAGLNLETRLEDENHKEIRDTGKPGEICARGPHVMLMYFKDPEKTKQAFECGWFHSGDIAVMYREGYFEIVDRKKDMIKTGGENVSSREVEEVIYRHPDVWEVAVIGLPHEKWIEAVTAIVVPKPGKNVNPEEIIEFCKRELSPFKVPKAVVVLKPEELPKTPSGKIMKRELRKMLADFYRKS